In the Primulina eburnea isolate SZY01 chromosome 15, ASM2296580v1, whole genome shotgun sequence genome, tggttttaattgcataaattaaatatagtgtgcatgtttacatgtttaaaatagggttttctattagaatgcataaaactgtgtttctAAAAGTAATTCGAGAcacgatcgaggaacgaagaccgggGACCatatgagagaaaatatttttattaaataattatttttaattgtttaatgtgaggtgtattttaatggaatttttgaaaatgaggtGTTTTGAGGTTTTTTTACACatcgagtcgtattttaaaccggtGATCGATTTTCGATGAAAATAAAGACTTTTTGAGAACTCAactaatattttcacaaactttcttaaacaaaatattttaaatattaactaatggcttaataggcctaatatACCAGGTTAATGGCCTAATCATTTACcatgtttttaattaaaatataagccAACAAACCCTCACCAAAACCACACAATCACACGCACACATCACCTAGGATAACTAGGTCTCTTCATCAGCACACACCACACAAAATATTTGAAGGAAATTCATGCAAGTTTGAAGAAAAAATTCAGCAAGCTTCTTCTCCCATCTCTCCGCAAACGTTCCTCGCATCGCAAATTATTTTTCGTGCGTGAAATAGgcaaaggcacaccttaatctTCCTTCAAACTTCTTTCACACCATGTTATGTATATTTAATTAACCTTGCATGAAAATATGATGCACTActtgtattttcgtttttgtggcTATATATGCATAAAACTAgagtttttgtttttaaaactcTTGCTGAggatgcacaaaggggctgccagGGTATGGGGACTTGAAGAGATGTTTTTCCACATGATTAACGGTCCTTAGATGCAAGGATGAGGCCTGATATGGTGCCGCAAGGAGGGCAGATCGTCTAGGGGTTTCTAGGGATAAGGCGTGCGGTTTTCAAAGGAAAATGGAAAGGGGCCGCACGGGTTGTCTTCCAGGCAAAGAGCTGGGATCATGAGGATCATAGCCTCGAGCCATGGTGCTCCACGCAAGGCTGAAGGGGCAGGGTAAGGATGGCACACGGCTAGGGCCCTTCGTAGCCGTGGTCGCGCATTTTGGGATGAACCATGCATAATCTCGTGCATGGGCCATAGGGGTTGGGCTAAGGGGATCCTAAAGGGTTCAGTCTAGGTCCTAGGAGGTTGGGCAGGGGCTGGTCCAATCGGTTAGAGTCTAGGTTCGAAATATTGAAGGGTGACATGAGATAGAGTTCGACCCATATAGGGCAGAAAATTCAGTAGCTGATCTAGGCTGGTTCAAAGGTCGTAATTTGCTTAATTTTGGTTTTATAAGGTATAGTTATGTGTTATTAAgctatggttcaagtttggttaagtttcgagtcaataCAAGTCAAAACTAGGATTTACGTCTAATTTTAAATACGAATTGGGAAATTAGTTGAGAAGcttaagtttacgtctaagaaatatatattggtgtattttaaggtgtcaTGTTAAGTTGGATGGATTTGGGTCGCCGTTTTAAAGTGTAAGGATAAATTgggaaagttagggtttcaggggcaaaatagtcattttacacctaaaaaatgTTAgatgtcatggcagtgccctgagtgctgtaataaatgttaaaatgtttatttaaatgtttatggtattttatgatgaaacgataatgctaaaagacatgttgcgtgcttggtttagaaaaaaaatgatttatatgtgcatgaatttttataagtgatggaaatatgaaaagttgaaggaggtgaattgattgtgactaatgcGATGATATATGAGGCGAAGGCTCAGTTGGCTGGTGAGAGTGTCGTTGATGTCCTCGCTGCCCTGTGCCGTGgtaatacgtagatggatccatcgacctacaGCTAATACGATAGTCACAAGTGAGGATCTGAATATAATAAAAAGAGAAACTTATACCTATATGACGAAAGGAAATAAAAGTATATgctgaaaatgaaaaatgtttaagtttatgcatgtttatgaaatactattttattaaaagtattttcattgttgcatgtgGATATATGTACTTGCTATTATGGTTAAGGTGTGCTAAGTCAATAGACTAACTTggtgtgatcgatgcaagtgagcttgatattgatggaggacttgatggttgaactagctggactgaaagtgcacacaacccgaggacatTCGCTAGTTCTCCGTAAATAAAATTAGGTTTATGATTTAAGCTACTTTAAGGATTTTATGACGTTAAGtatttttatgcttttgagGGATTTTTGAGAGATTGTGatgtttatgctttattttgaaaaatgtaaaatttagGTTTGGTTTTTGATTTACTATTTCATGGTTTGACAAcgttcttttggattttcaaataattagttggtgagtttattttaaatggtgtcaaaaatatatatacatatgcatAGAAATATTTCGGCCAAGAGTTGTTGGgagaaaaaaaaatctagtacattttaaagaaaacgagtagtggacttTTCAAATAAAATCAGTTTAGGACAACCTAAAAGGTGATacatggtgagttaacaactgattaaattattttttatttaaactaATCAGTTGAGTAAATTTATATACAAACGTGGAAACAACTCAAACTATTAAAGTTAATATTTTGGTCAAACTAATAAACAAAAAATGAAACACAcagtgtgtgtgtttgtgttttTTTTGTGTCATAATGATTatgtaaaaacagataaataaacacaaaatttggtttctggaagttcgaaacCAAATCCCTCAACATCTCTCATTCTTTTATCTCTGGGATAATTCCATTAaaaaactttgatttatacaagtATATTATACGAACTCATCTCAGCTGATGTCATACTTTTAACTGAGACTCCTAACACATTCAGTGGGTCAAGACGAAAAGCCTCGACTGGCCTACAACTTATCTATCAAATGACAATCATGGAGATCAACTTTGATAAGAACAAACGTTTAACACAAGGCCAAAAGCTATAATTGTTAGTCAAGAcacaactttattttcttatacTTACGGCAGCACAGAGTGCACCTACTCGTGTGCTAATGGATCGGGCTGTTATGCCGATTATTCCGGGGAGGTATGTGTCTATCTGCTGGTGTTGTCTCATATTTCTTAGAGATCGGTCTTACAATTTCCCTACCGTCGGCCCTGTCCCTAGTAAAGACCATATTACATGTTAAGATCTGGTGTCACTCTTTTACGACCCATTTAACCAACCAGATCAAGCAGCGCAACGTCAGCAGCTTGACGCATGAGAACTTCCCAAGAAGTCACTCTTCCCACAGTACTACTCTCACGCATGCACTCTTAACCCAACATCCCCCCTAAGAAGTATAGAAATATGCTTCTAGAGAGACTTGAACCCATGACCTTACTCTGATATCAATTGATATGATCAAGCGCTTACCACTAGAACAAAAATTATAGCTGTTAGCCAAAATGCAACATTATTTCTTTGTACTTGTGGCAACACAGAGTGCGCCTACTTGtgttgtaaggtccaaaatgtgataacgtaatccaactacatgtaaatctaggaaaaatagaaaataccaaattatattattttaattgcattgaTTAAATGTAgtaggcatgtttatatgttaaaaatgttgttttctattaGAGTGCATAAAATTGTGTTTCCAAGTATTATTCGAGACGTGAccgaagaacggagaccggggaacgtaaagggaaaatattttttattaaatggttatttttaattatttaatttatggtaTATTTAAGGTGTGAATTTCAAAAATTGTATCTTTTGATTGTTTTTACATGCCGAGTCATATTTTAAACCGTAATCGATTTTTTACGAAAACGATGACTTTTTTGGAGGCTTTGTTAATATTTTCTAAAACTttcctaaatgaaatatttttcctACTTTCTAATAATACTAATGGACCTATTGTACTAGGGTTGTTGGGCTTAATTAGCTATCATAATATTTATATCAAAAAATAGAGTATCTAAACCATAAAACACTACAAAACACACGCCTCAAGCACTAAGACTCCTAGGGTTTTCTCTCCCCACCCCACACGAACGCCTCaaatttgaaggaaaaatgCATCAATATTTTCTCTCCGTCAACGTCCTTTCACGTCTAGAATTTAATCTTTATGATTTAATCACGCCAAGGCATGCCTTATTCCTTATTTTCTCATCGTtcataccatattatgtgtgaatatgtgttcttgcatGAAAAATCTAATAAGCATCATatcattttcgtttttatgccaTACACATGTTAAAACTTGGATTTTCATTGTTTAAAATTCATTGTATTGATGCACAAAGGGATGCCAGGTTAGGGCTATTAGAAGGGTTTAGAGACCCTTAGATGCATGATTAAGGACTGGAAAGTAAGGGAAAGGGGCAGCACAAAACCTAGGGTTTTCATGGCTTGTAGGGCACGGTTTTGGGAGTATTAGAAAGGGGGCCATACATGGGCTGTCCAGACAAGGTGTGAGCTCGTGAGGGTCCTAGCCACAAGCCATGGTGGTCCACACAAAGCTGGAGGGGCTCAGAAGTGTTGTAGTCGCAAGATGGGTCTCACGTCCTTGTTGCTGAGTGCAAGGGAGAGGAACCATGCATGGCTTTGTGCAGGGATGGATAGGTTAGTCCAGAGGGGTCCTAAAGGGTTCATTCTTGGTCTTAGAAAAGTTGCATAGGGTAAAGACTCTAAAGTTCCTAAAGGGTTCATTCTTGGTCCTGGAAATGTCCTGAATGCTATAATGaatgttaaaatttttattttgaaagaatatggaattttatgatggaaAATGTTAAATGCTAAaagatgtgttgcatgtttggtttaaaaaaatgatatttatgcatgtattttataaagtgatggaaacgataaaaatgttttgaatgaagtgACTTAGTTGTGATGTAAGGAAATGGAGATTCGTGAGAGAATAAGCCTCAGTGGAACCCGATTGAGAGATTAAGCCCTGTGGGAATCCAATACCGAATTTCCATCGGCCAATGCCTAGTAACGAAAAAGTGGCTGTTGGTGTGCTATCTATAGGCCAATGCACAGAACGGAAAAGTTTTTAATGTTGCCCCGCCGCCTGGTACTGTGATTACAACtgagattgatcaatcgacTGAAATATGAAAGGATGTTCACAATAACGAACTGATTTAATCCAAAAAGGGaatttatatgtatatttatatgtaaatgATGAAACGAAaagtatatgatgaaagaaaaggGTTAAATTTATGCATATTCATGAAAAAGCAATTTGTATTAAAAGTTTTTATCATTGTTGCATGTGGATGTATAAGTATTACTTGTTACTATGGTTAAAccttgctgagtcaatagactcaatAGGTATGAATGATGCATGTGAGGATTTTGGTGTTGAGACATGAGGGTTGGATAACTGAAACTGGCCGGGCAGATGGTGCACTAACCCGAGGACATTTGCTAATTTTTCCGCACAGTTAGGCTTTTATATTACTTTAAAGATTTTCATGACTTATGGAAGTAAGCGTGGTTTTTGAGAAGACTGGTTGTGTTTTtgaaaaatgctatttttatgtCTGGTTTGacgtttatgatttatgaaagtTAATGCAGTTATGAGTTTTGAGTAAAATAAATGTTTAGTTTATTTTAATGGTGCAAAaagtatacatacatatatgcaTAAAGTATTATATATGCTTaagttatatttaaaaaaattctagcacattttaaagaaaaacgagttaGAGAcctttcagttggtatcagatcaatgttcttgtaaagggttgtgtcaTTGCCAGTTCCATGAAGCTCAGtagtcaagcctcaagtctgtaagtttaaatgctttaaatgattttaatgatggcacttgcatgtttacatgatttatatgatttaattacATGTTTAAATGATTTTGAAAGTTGATTGGAatttatgtttatgttgatCGATAAATGGTTCTTATAAGCTAAATGGTTAGACGCTTGGATTTAATTGCATGTTGGTTATGTTAGAATTCAGAATACGTTCAGATATAATGTCTCCTAGACGCTCACCTAGTACTGATAGACAGACTGATACTCATGAGTAACGTAGAGAGAATGAACCCCCACCTCCCAATGGGGATGCTGCTACTAGAGTACTGGAGGGTATGGAACGTTTCTTTGAGCAGCAGGCTCAGCATGCTCCAAGGCCACAACATGATATGTATGATCAGTTAAGGAGGCTGGGTCCGAAGAAGTTTTCATGTACCACTGACCCATTTGTTGATGAGGTCCGGATCAGATCCCTTGAGGTGAATTTTTGTTATCTGAATATGAGGGATGCTGATCGAGTCAGATGTGCCATTTATATGCTGCGAGATGATGCTTCCCTTTGGTGGGAAAGAGCTGAGCAGGGTGTCGATCTAGGCGCCTTACTTGGGCGAGAATCAAGGACATCTTCTATGAGAAATATTTCACTGCTGACTTCTGAGGAAACTTGAAGAGTGAGGTTTTTGAGTCTCCGTCAAGGAGACATGTTCGTGGCTGAGTTCATAAGGAAGTTTGATATGGGTTGTCCTTTTCGCCCCTCATTGCTAGAGATGCTACTGAGAAACTAGATCATTTCTTGGATGGCCTCTGACCCACTATTCACCGAGATGTGATGTTGATGAGACCGACAGATTATGCAGCAGCTGCCACTGCTTGTGCTTTTCAAGCTGAACAAGCATTGAAGGATATTGTTTTTTAAATGCAGTGCAAGAGGCAGTACAACTAGCAGAACTCTCAGCCAATCAAGAGGCAGTTTACAGGGCCTCCCAGAGCTCAGGGGTAGCAAAATCCTCAAGGAGAGTGGAAGAAGCCAAGGCAGCAGAAGCCACCATAGTTTggagctgccccaaaatctgaAGAAAGGCCACTATTCAAGGAATGCAATCTCCCGCACCTTGGCAAGTGCATGTAGGGATCATTCAAGTACTTTATTTGCAAGGAGGAACGATATAAAGCAATTGACTGCCCAAAGAAGAAAAGACCAACTGTTGACAGAGCTTATCTCATGCATGCTGAGGTGGCAGAGGCAGTGCTAGACACGACTTTGATCACTAGAAGGATATTTATTTCAGGTGTAACTACCTATGTATTGCTATATTCAGGAGATACATACTCATTCATATCCGAGACTTTTGTCAAGCGACTGAAGATTATACCCGAGGGTTTGGATTTGCGCTTTAAAGTTTCTATTCTTTCTGGGGATCATATGGTTACCACGAGCATTATGAGGAATCTAGAGCATCGTTTGCTGAAGAATGTGGTTCAGGTAGATCTCATCGTACTCCTGATGTCTGAGTTCGACAtgattcttggcatggattgacTATCTTTGAATGGAGTTTCAATAGATTTCCGAAAGAAGTCAGTATCTATTAAACAGCATGAACTTTTTTGTTTTTAAGGCAGCAAGGAACAAGCAAACGTCACACATTATCTCCTATATCTGTGCGAGGAAGATTTTGAGACGAGGCTGCCAAGCCTTTCTATTGAGTGTTATCTCAGTACATGTCCCGTACACTCAGAAGATAGAGGATGTTGAGGTTGTCAGAGACTTTCCTAGTGTCTTCCTTAGCCGAGAGATAGAATTTTCTATTGAATTGATGCCGAgtacagtgccaatctctaaggcaccatatcGTCTACCACCagccgagatgaaagagttgaaagatcaaATTCATAAGTTgctggacaagggttttattcgcccgagtttttctccgtggggcgcaccggtattatttttgaagaagaaggatggtagtATGCGACTTTGCATTGAATATAGAGAGCTGAACAGAGTCATCATCGAGACTAAGTATCCTTACCTAGAATCtaggacttgttcgatcagctgcaaggagcttcgattttcttgaAGATAGATCTTCATTCGagataccatcagctgaaagtgaaggagccagatgttcataagacggTTTTCAGGACTCGATATGGGCACTAAGAGTTTATGTTGATGCCATTTGGGCTGACCAATTCACCAAAAATCTTCATGGATTTCATGAAtcacgtatttcagccgtatctggatcagtttatcATAGTATTTATAggtgatattttgatttactcGAGGAACATAGAAGAGCATATTCAGCAATTAAGAACGACTCTCAGATATTACAAGATAAGTTGTTCACTAAGTTCAGCAAGTGCAAATTTTTGCTCGAAAGAGTGACATTCTTATGCCACATTATTTCTAGAGATGAAGTTGAGGTCGACCCTAGCAAGGTCGAGGCAGTTAGAGAGTGGCTAGTACCTAAGAGCGTAACTGAGATCTGTAGTTTCTTAGGTCTAGCTGGATACCACCGGAAGTTCATTCAAGATTTATCCTCTATTGCAGTATCCCTGACTTCCTTAACGAAGAAAAATGCAATGTTTACTTGGGGATCAAACTGCCAGGAGAGTTTCAAGAAGCTGAAGCAAGCTTTGACTTCAGCGCCAGTTCTATAGATGCCATCAGGGCGAAGAGAGTATGTTCTCTATACAGACGTTTCGAAGCTTGGTTTGAGTGCAGTCCTGATGCAGAATGATCGAGTGATAGCATATGCGTCTAGACAATTGAAgtttcatgagaagaattatccgactcatgacctcgaTTTTGCAGCAGTAGTATTTTCTCTAAAGgtctggagacattacttatatgggttgaagtgcaagattttcaatgatcataaaatcttgaagtacttcttcacccagaaagagttgaatatgaggtaGCGAAGATGGTTAGAGCTGGTTAAGAATTACGACTGCGATATTAACTACCATCCGAAGGCTAATGTGGTCACGGACGCTTTGAGTAGAAAGACAGCTTTTATCGCTCAATTGACAGTTCAAAGACCATTGCAAGCAGAGATTGAGCTATTCGAGCTTGCAGTGTATGCTAGGAGCGAGGCTCCTAATCTTTCTACTACGACGGTACAGTCGACCCTGAGGAATAGAATCACTGAAGGTCAGTCTTTTAATGAGcaattacagaaatggagaatGAGAGATGAATTGAAGGGTCGGAAGCTGTGTTCGGATGAGTATGGCATAGTTCGATATCGAGATCGACTTTGGGTTCCTAGTGGTGATTCATTGAGAGAATTTGTTATGAAAGAAGCTCATAATACTCCGTAATCCATTCATCTTGGAAGTACAAAGATCTATAAGGATTTTCAAACATTATATTGGTGGTCGGGCATGAAACGAAAAATCTTGCGTTTTGTATCCGAATGTTTGACATGCCAGCAAGTTAAGACAGAACACCAGAGGCCGGGACGGAATCTTATAccacttcctattcccgagtggaaatggaaaATATCACGATAGATTTCGTAGTGGGAATACCAAGGACTATCAGAGGATTCAAtgtcatttgggtgatagttgatcgtcttacgaaatcaacgcactttctacctattaagacaACATTCACCATGACACGGTATGCAGAGCTATACATCCGAGAGATAGTCTGACTACACGGAATTTCAATGTCTATTGTTTTGGACAGAGATCTgaggttcacatcgtccttttggaagagtctgcattcagcTATGGGAACGAAGTTTTTGTTCAGTACATCGTTTTATCCtcagaccgatggtcagtctgaaagAGTGATTCAAATTTGGATGATATACTCCGAGCAtgtgatcgatttccagggAAGCTGGGAACCGAAGCTACCtttagtggagttcacctataacaatagctaccatTCATCTTTAGGTATGGCTCCTTACGAGGCACTTTATGGGAGAAAATATAGATCACCGATACATTGGGACGACGTTAGTGAAAGAAGAGAGTTAGGCCCGGACTTGATCAAATAGACAGCTGAGCTAGTAGTCAAAATCCGAGATAGGATGAAAAATGCTCAAAGCCGCCAGAAAACCTATGCTGATAAGCGGCGAAGGGAGCTAGAGTTTGCAGTAGGTGACCATGTGTTTGTGAAATTAGTaactatgaagggtgttatacGATTTGGAAATAAATACAAACTCAGTCTGAGGTTCAT is a window encoding:
- the LOC140815584 gene encoding uncharacterized protein produces the protein MPSGRREYVLYTDVSKLGLSAVLMQNDRVIAYASRQLKFHEKNYPTHDLDFAAVVFSLKANVVTDALSRKTAFIAQLTVQRPLQAEIELFELAVYARSEAPNLSTTTVQSTLRNRITEGQSFNEQLQKWRMRDELKGRKLCSDEYGIVRYRDRLWVPSGDSLREFVMKEAHNTP